The Patescibacteria group bacterium genome window below encodes:
- a CDS encoding ABC transporter ATP-binding protein, producing the protein MEQPLIKTIHLCKEYDNDGVITKVLHNIDLEIRRGEFVAIMGPSGSGKSTLMQILGFLERQTCGQYFFEGKDGAQFTDDELAVIRNEKIGFIFQSFNLLPKTSVYDNVRLPLLYDEKKRIKDQHEAIVEAIKAVGLYHRMDNLSNQLSGGEKQRVAIARALVTEPEVIFADEPTGNLDSKSGKLVMEILQTLNEKGKTIILVTHEKYTAEHARRIIKVMDGTVQADEEVKQRLFARNEDVLIK; encoded by the coding sequence ATGGAACAGCCGCTTATAAAAACTATTCATCTTTGCAAAGAATACGATAACGATGGAGTAATCACTAAGGTTCTGCATAACATTGACCTTGAAATTAGGAGAGGGGAGTTTGTCGCGATTATGGGGCCGTCCGGTTCGGGAAAATCAACTCTGATGCAGATTTTAGGTTTTTTGGAGAGGCAAACCTGCGGACAATATTTTTTTGAGGGTAAGGATGGAGCACAATTTACTGATGATGAACTAGCCGTAATTAGAAACGAGAAGATAGGTTTTATTTTTCAGTCTTTCAATCTTTTACCCAAAACTTCCGTGTATGACAACGTCCGCCTTCCGCTTCTCTACGATGAAAAAAAGAGAATAAAAGATCAGCACGAGGCTATTGTTGAGGCGATTAAGGCAGTCGGGCTATACCACCGCATGGATAATCTTTCTAATCAATTATCGGGCGGCGAAAAACAGAGAGTGGCTATTGCCCGGGCGCTTGTAACTGAGCCAGAAGTTATTTTTGCCGACGAACCGACCGGCAACCTTGATTCTAAAAGTGGAAAATTAGTTATGGAAATTTTGCAAACTTTGAATGAAAAGGGGAAAACTATTATTCTTGTCACTCATGAAAAATATACAGCCGAACACGCGCGGCGTATTATAAAAGTTATGGACGGGACAGTTCAGGCAGACGAGGAGGTTAAGCAGCGCCTTTTTGCTAGAAACGAAGATGTTTTAATAAAATAG